A section of the Mycoplasmopsis synoviae ATCC 25204 genome encodes:
- a CDS encoding carbohydrate ABC transporter permease, protein MFLKKIKLNSKSLIGFLYLIPLLVMIILFNIVPLIQSIEASFTIRPYSNNFLITQRSLNNYKEVLNDSYFWEAIKNSTAILFIATFISFIIAFVLAYVIESLILKSSKNIFLTLIYSQFFLSSFAIGFSFLVLFGEKNIFFRILNLNDLNFRFGKINIIWYYILFQIWRSLPFNTILFAAAINKANRKYYKLIKLDNLSFFNKVKDIYFVELKNTIFVIMLTNFVFAFLLYPGAILDTNFDLKLYHGHTVASYILERLGIPRAVQINQGQIYSSSILVLIYIFFLAIVWNLLRPKFIKKLYLIFKKVFGVFYAKKNI, encoded by the coding sequence TTGTTTCTTAAAAAAATAAAATTAAATTCTAAGTCACTAATTGGTTTTTTATATTTAATCCCACTACTTGTAATGATAATTCTATTTAACATAGTTCCACTAATTCAATCAATAGAGGCATCATTTACAATTAGGCCATATTCAAATAATTTTTTAATAACTCAAAGAAGCTTAAATAATTACAAAGAAGTATTAAATGATTCTTATTTTTGAGAAGCTATAAAAAATAGCACAGCAATTTTATTTATAGCAACTTTTATTTCATTTATTATCGCTTTTGTTTTAGCTTACGTTATTGAAAGCTTAATATTAAAGTCAAGTAAAAATATTTTTCTAACTTTAATTTATTCACAGTTTTTTTTATCATCATTTGCAATTGGATTTTCGTTTTTAGTTTTATTTGGTGAAAAAAATATTTTCTTTAGAATACTTAATTTAAATGATTTAAATTTTAGATTTGGAAAAATAAATATTATTTGATATTACATTTTGTTTCAAATCTGAAGATCACTTCCATTTAATACTATTTTATTTGCAGCAGCAATCAATAAAGCAAATCGAAAATATTACAAATTAATAAAATTAGACAATTTAAGTTTTTTTAATAAAGTAAAAGACATTTATTTTGTTGAACTTAAAAATACAATATTTGTAATAATGCTAACTAATTTTGTTTTTGCATTTCTACTATATCCAGGCGCTATATTAGATACTAACTTTGATTTAAAACTATATCATGGGCATACTGTTGCTAGTTATATATTAGAAAGATTAGGAATACCAAGAGCTGTGCAAATAAATCAAGGGCAAATTTATTCAAGTTCTATTTTGGTTTTAATTTATATATTTTTCTTAGCAATAGTTTGAAATTTATTAAGACCAAAATTTATCAAAAAGCTTTATTTAATTTTTAAAAAAGTATTTGGAGTTTTTTATGCTAAAAAAAATATCTAA
- a CDS encoding MAG1140 family protein codes for MRFTIYKQLILDSKSLFFTVFVSIFLFAIFLFFISFVRIDFYKPALINFDNDEIYISNFSSEKLQPNQYIKFSYLSNEEVFQFETKIEKILDSKIYIKDARIASELKSKNINLLNISMFFEEKVLWKYILKI; via the coding sequence GTGAGGTTTACAATTTACAAGCAATTAATCTTAGATAGTAAATCACTATTTTTTACAGTTTTTGTTTCGATATTTTTATTTGCAATTTTTCTGTTTTTTATTTCATTTGTAAGAATTGATTTTTATAAACCAGCATTAATTAATTTTGATAACGATGAAATTTATATTTCTAATTTTTCTAGTGAAAAATTGCAGCCAAATCAATATATAAAATTTAGTTATTTAAGCAATGAAGAAGTTTTTCAATTTGAAACCAAAATAGAAAAAATTTTAGATAGCAAGATTTATATTAAAGACGCTAGAATAGCTAGCGAGCTAAAATCAAAAAACATAAATTTATTAAATATTTCAATGTTTTTTGAAGAAAAAGTTCTTTGAAAATATATTTTAAAAATTTAA
- a CDS encoding ABC transporter permease family protein — translation MLKKISKEFLKINFIILLCIIILFPLYYLLVLAFTKSSDIDTGVINFWFNNTSNEAFKMVLNNNFIKALAVTFASIFTLIIIRILIYSLAIAGMLKINNKKINSILIYFFIFISFVPEYVLYFQNKLNLNNWNLSSARTFSLITNSIFSFFIFTYSFKIAYKTFQEKNKIIMVDNLKWYEKIFYVYFSELKLSYLLLIIFTTTSVWNDFLWPRFLLNNTNTLTISIWFSFPKTQFAPLANVFAAGSVIAISIPLGIYLVFSKFINKTIT, via the coding sequence ATGCTAAAAAAAATATCTAAAGAATTTTTAAAAATTAACTTCATAATTTTGCTTTGCATAATTATTTTATTTCCACTATATTATTTACTTGTTTTAGCTTTTACAAAAAGCTCTGATATAGATACTGGAGTTATTAATTTTTGATTTAATAATACTTCAAACGAAGCTTTTAAAATGGTGCTAAATAATAATTTTATTAAAGCATTAGCGGTAACTTTTGCAAGTATATTTACTTTAATTATTATTAGAATTTTAATCTATTCGCTAGCCATTGCTGGAATGTTAAAAATTAATAATAAAAAAATAAATAGCATTTTAATTTACTTTTTTATCTTTATTAGTTTTGTGCCTGAATATGTTTTATATTTTCAAAATAAATTAAATTTAAACAATTGAAATTTATCTTCAGCTAGAACATTTTCACTAATTACTAATTCTATATTTTCATTTTTTATTTTTACATATAGTTTTAAAATTGCTTATAAAACTTTTCAAGAAAAAAATAAAATTATTATGGTGGATAATTTAAAATGATACGAAAAAATATTTTATGTTTATTTTTCAGAATTAAAATTATCTTATCTACTTTTAATAATATTTACAACTACTTCAGTTTGAAACGATTTTCTTTGACCTAGATTTTTATTAAACAATACAAACACACTAACTATTTCAATTTGATTTAGTTTTCCCAAAACTCAATTTGCACCTCTTGCAAATGTCTTTGCAGCCGGAAGCGTAATTGCAATTTCAATTCCTCTTGGAATTTACCTAGTATTTTCAAAATTTATAAACAAAACAATTACTTAA
- the hpt gene encoding hypoxanthine phosphoribosyltransferase has translation MKTHPWIKKVLYSQEFIEEKIKACADFINQKYKDSKDLLVVGLLKGSVPFLASLIKKLEVDFAIDFMTLSSYAGKSANTGNLKVIMDLDTDIKNRDVLIVEDIIDSGVTLAKVEKMLKERNPKSLSIVTLMDKPHNREVNLKVDYACFLVENYFLVGFGLDYKEKLRNLPYIGIMDEKFIDLNE, from the coding sequence ATGAAAACACATCCATGAATTAAAAAAGTTTTATATAGCCAAGAATTTATCGAAGAAAAAATTAAAGCCTGCGCTGATTTTATAAATCAAAAATATAAAGATTCAAAAGATCTGCTAGTTGTAGGACTTTTGAAAGGTTCAGTTCCATTTTTAGCATCACTAATTAAAAAACTAGAAGTCGATTTTGCAATCGATTTTATGACTCTAAGTTCATACGCTGGAAAATCAGCTAACACCGGTAATTTAAAAGTGATAATGGATTTAGATACCGATATTAAAAATAGAGACGTATTAATTGTTGAAGATATAATCGATAGCGGAGTTACTCTTGCTAAGGTTGAAAAAATGCTTAAAGAAAGAAATCCAAAATCACTTTCAATAGTAACTTTAATGGATAAGCCTCACAACAGAGAAGTAAATCTTAAAGTAGACTACGCTTGTTTTTTAGTTGAAAATTACTTTTTAGTTGGCTTTGGTCTTGATTATAAAGAAAAGCTTAGAAATCTTCCTTATATTGGAATCATGGATGAAAAATTTATTGATTTAAATGAATAA
- a CDS encoding ABC transporter ATP-binding protein, translated as MNNKNKSLIEIKNLEFKYHKKTILEINNLTINQNTTTVILGPSGSGKSTLLDLISGFNKATKGEIKILNNPKIYEIGYIMQSNNVYPNISVLKNVYLSAKNYPQWVKSNLVDEMKLLSNSFNNSKKQNLDFLIEKYYKDSKLSFWYLLLFKLKIFFYSKNLKKAYQNLKRLLFKNIFYKKWKEVAQKLDILSLEKQKASNLSGGQKQRVAFAKAIIKKNKFIILDEPFSALDAKIKESTINWILDLKKEFNLSLIVVTHDQQDAMKLGDKIILINEGRIIQHSSPQELYEKPLNLFAAKFIGYPEINLIKQDQNYSYYIRHNKIKIDEKSLKPNAIVVNKKHLGENINYTLEFNNFKINLLSKNNYEISSKLHISFDDKDILKYNQKGELVS; from the coding sequence ATGAATAATAAAAATAAAAGCTTAATTGAAATTAAAAACCTAGAATTTAAATATCATAAAAAAACCATTTTAGAAATAAATAATTTAACAATAAATCAAAATACAACCACAGTAATACTAGGACCAAGTGGAAGCGGAAAAAGTACGCTTCTTGACTTAATTAGCGGCTTTAATAAAGCAACTAAAGGTGAAATTAAGATTTTAAATAATCCTAAAATTTATGAAATCGGATACATTATGCAAAGTAATAATGTTTATCCTAATATTTCAGTTTTAAAAAATGTTTATTTAAGCGCTAAAAATTATCCCCAATGAGTTAAAAGTAATTTAGTTGATGAAATGAAACTGCTTTCTAATTCATTTAATAATTCAAAAAAACAAAATTTAGATTTTTTAATTGAAAAATATTATAAAGATTCAAAACTTAGTTTTTGATATTTACTTTTATTCAAACTAAAAATATTTTTCTATTCAAAAAATTTAAAGAAAGCTTATCAAAATTTAAAAAGATTACTTTTTAAAAACATTTTTTATAAAAAATGAAAAGAAGTAGCTCAAAAATTAGATATCTTATCTTTAGAAAAACAAAAAGCTTCTAATTTATCTGGCGGCCAAAAACAAAGAGTTGCTTTTGCTAAAGCAATTATTAAAAAAAATAAATTTATTATTTTAGATGAACCATTTTCAGCTCTTGATGCCAAAATAAAAGAAAGTACTATAAATTGAATTTTAGATCTTAAAAAAGAATTTAATTTATCACTTATAGTAGTAACTCATGACCAACAAGATGCCATGAAACTTGGTGATAAAATCATTTTAATAAATGAAGGAAGAATCATTCAGCATTCTTCTCCGCAAGAACTTTATGAAAAACCTTTAAATTTATTTGCAGCCAAATTTATCGGTTATCCAGAGATAAATTTAATAAAACAAGATCAAAATTATTCATACTATATAAGACATAATAAAATCAAAATAGATGAAAAATCTTTAAAACCAAATGCTATAGTTGTTAATAAAAAACACCTTGGCGAAAATATAAACTACACCTTAGAATTTAATAATTTTAAAATCAATTTACTTTCTAAAAATAATTATGAAATTTCATCAAAATTACATATTAGTTTTGATGATAAAGACATTTTAAAATACAACCAAAAAGGAGAACTTGTTTCTTAA
- the cdd gene encoding cytidine deaminase, which yields MTKEKTFFNKLQELLKKSYSPYSKFQVSAIAVDNNDNEYEGVNVENASFPCTVCAETLALSASVLRGSKPGTFKEIHILSSSDNYISPCGLCRQVMSEFMHDDAKIYQYSQNGDYRLETLSEILKHPVRRDDIKSK from the coding sequence ATGACTAAAGAAAAAACATTTTTTAATAAACTTCAAGAATTACTTAAAAAATCTTATTCACCATATTCAAAGTTTCAAGTTTCAGCAATTGCAGTTGATAATAATGATAATGAATACGAAGGCGTAAACGTTGAAAACGCTTCATTTCCATGTACAGTTTGCGCTGAAACTTTAGCACTAAGCGCTTCAGTTTTAAGAGGATCAAAACCTGGCACATTTAAAGAAATACATATATTATCATCAAGTGATAACTATATTTCTCCATGTGGTCTTTGCCGTCAGGTTATGAGTGAATTTATGCATGATGATGCTAAAATTTATCAATACTCTCAAAATGGAGATTACAGACTTGAAACATTATCAGAAATTTTAAAACACCCAGTGAGAAGAGATGACATCAAATCAAAATAA
- the ybeY gene encoding rRNA maturation RNase YbeY: MVKNTNLINISTYKNDVIYFEKEMHEILNNFAKYFKINKQIILDVSIVSSYTSRKLNFEYRQKDKTTDILSFGYDDFDLYDKMPFLNLGELVICNNKIKKQAIIFNHSIKREFLYLFTHGLVHLYGYDHQSEKEKKEMDFIVDSIFNPLKITRND, from the coding sequence ATGGTAAAAAATACTAATTTAATTAATATTTCAACATATAAAAATGATGTTATTTATTTTGAAAAAGAAATGCATGAAATATTAAATAACTTTGCAAAGTATTTTAAAATTAACAAACAAATAATTTTAGATGTTAGCATTGTTTCTAGTTATACTAGTAGAAAATTAAATTTTGAATATCGCCAAAAAGATAAAACCACTGACATTTTATCTTTTGGTTATGATGATTTTGATTTATATGACAAAATGCCTTTTTTAAATTTAGGTGAATTAGTTATTTGTAATAATAAAATTAAAAAACAAGCTATAATTTTTAACCACTCTATTAAGAGGGAATTTTTATACCTGTTTACACATGGACTGGTTCATTTATATGGATATGATCACCAATCCGAAAAAGAAAAAAAGGAAATGGATTTTATTGTTGATTCAATTTTTAATCCACTAAAAATTACAAGAAATGACTAA
- a CDS encoding deoxynucleoside kinase, producing the protein MLIGISGMISSGKSTLSKNLNKHYKKSMLLNEFQEEDVVFNTMLDWFYKNRPHLNIAFQAYVVEKHINEVQSIIREFNSKNLDKNSDIIFLDRFGAEHYVFAKVILEKLPKKILKAYEAIFKELVSKDDFPELAIFLDVSFENFKERLFKRGREIEINTWSQNEEYFKKLHGVYKKTFIDIVNRYEIKYEIIDTNNLTPKQVELKAIEIINKYKEEKYENTSMN; encoded by the coding sequence ATGTTAATTGGAATTTCTGGAATGATTTCTTCAGGGAAATCAACACTATCAAAAAATTTAAATAAGCATTATAAAAAATCAATGCTACTAAATGAATTTCAAGAAGAAGATGTAGTCTTTAATACCATGCTTGATTGATTTTATAAAAATCGCCCGCATTTAAATATTGCATTTCAAGCTTATGTTGTTGAAAAACACATTAACGAAGTTCAAAGCATTATCAGAGAATTTAACTCTAAAAATTTAGATAAAAATTCCGACATTATTTTTCTAGATAGATTTGGAGCAGAGCATTACGTTTTTGCTAAAGTTATTCTAGAAAAACTTCCTAAAAAAATACTTAAAGCTTATGAGGCAATTTTCAAAGAATTAGTTTCTAAAGACGACTTTCCAGAGCTAGCTATTTTTTTAGATGTATCTTTTGAAAACTTCAAAGAAAGACTTTTCAAAAGAGGTCGGGAAATTGAAATTAACACCTGAAGTCAAAATGAAGAATACTTTAAAAAACTTCACGGAGTTTATAAAAAAACCTTTATCGATATCGTTAATAGATATGAAATAAAATACGAAATAATCGATACCAATAATTTAACTCCAAAGCAAGTTGAATTAAAAGCAATAGAAATAATTAATAAATACAAAGAAGAAAAATATGAAAACACATCCATGAATTAA
- the era gene encoding GTPase Era — MTSNQNKICFVTIVGRPNVGKSSLLNTILGYNLSIVTPVAQTTRNQITGVYTEGNLQIIFIDTPGIHKPKSLFGEHLNKEAFDTFSSVDLVLFLSPADEEVLKGDLFILEKLKNVKNKVAVITKLDKVNSRPQLLKDKVNSLKEHDFKEIVATSIENEESIDSLVQLIEKYSYPGDFQYAEDDVTDKSVLFITKEIIRECAINNLSDELPHSIYVEIENFEEDENFLLVEGIIYVTKDSQKGMLIGKNASMIKEIGQLARNKISSQFEKRVNLFLKVKVSKNWQKDPKILKKIGY, encoded by the coding sequence ATGACATCAAATCAAAATAAAATCTGTTTTGTAACTATTGTTGGGCGTCCAAATGTAGGAAAAAGTTCCCTACTAAATACTATATTAGGATATAACCTTTCAATTGTAACTCCAGTAGCTCAAACTACAAGAAATCAAATTACCGGTGTATATACTGAAGGTAATTTGCAAATAATTTTCATCGATACTCCAGGAATTCATAAACCAAAGAGTTTATTTGGTGAACATTTAAATAAAGAAGCCTTTGATACATTTTCAAGCGTTGATTTAGTTTTATTTTTATCGCCAGCTGATGAAGAAGTTTTAAAAGGTGATTTATTTATTTTAGAAAAACTAAAAAATGTTAAAAACAAAGTTGCTGTAATTACCAAGTTAGATAAAGTCAATTCAAGGCCACAATTACTTAAAGATAAAGTCAATAGTTTAAAGGAACATGATTTTAAAGAAATTGTTGCTACATCAATTGAAAACGAAGAAAGCATTGACTCGCTTGTTCAGCTTATTGAAAAATATTCATATCCAGGAGATTTTCAATACGCTGAAGATGATGTAACTGATAAAAGCGTTTTATTTATAACAAAAGAAATAATTAGAGAATGCGCAATTAATAATTTAAGCGATGAACTTCCACATTCTATTTATGTTGAAATTGAAAACTTTGAAGAAGATGAAAACTTTCTTTTAGTTGAAGGAATTATCTACGTTACCAAAGATTCACAAAAAGGAATGCTTATTGGTAAAAACGCTTCAATGATTAAAGAAATCGGTCAGCTTGCCAGAAATAAAATTTCAAGCCAATTTGAAAAAAGAGTTAATTTATTTTTAAAAGTTAAAGTAAGCAAAAATTGACAAAAAGATCCTAAAATTCTTAAAAAAATTGGATATTAA
- a CDS encoding P68 family surface lipoprotein, giving the protein MKKLKFLFLSGSAILSAAPLAVSCGADEVKPADKQIIFATAQGDTWPLMVALKPMIEYYNRTFFEDPDFIPVSLHTQTQTQTYSELRLITDTITNIDANSENIPNIILSNQTGAYLMKSRGKLLDLKENGLNIRFSQKIQDSHSILAGQSLDTKQLFNVPFDIADTDSVVFNLDIMNKLFELIKSNGGKVDDFDLVQKAKAASETGSDIPKRSPFYALKAKSSSAFDGYHVTEDTFKTFKGIRDFAKKVYDATDFDQEKTGELKLSANVLSIDYQEDVFRKELQSLTKDSQRLWNLETTSDANQPTKINFENLKNSESEASKTFVKLWNEWKAALAERKVKEGGTNDIRFQSIQFKKNENADWGSYDIRKYSSAISYAASVGSNATQQSYLSVAQFLSGVQEPEETEEYKSWASHDDVFMKSQLLLAKENANKAYWEGGSSIVAIQSSDEDLNKGTSKFLNWLYTGTVIGRKTFEEDEEVPNWMKIAELSGYILPSESAVTQENLDKMIASRDQLISDWRKQLKAFKERIASGESFISGKRESIKLSIDEKLIKANRLNSAIVTLESLLKYTNNDDVKEANNVGDYNTAVLVDILKDDLLNLNTPTKESNVFESSTTGEEQLTKFQRLVRKL; this is encoded by the coding sequence ATGAAAAAACTTAAATTTTTATTTTTATCTGGAAGCGCAATTTTATCAGCTGCTCCGCTAGCAGTATCATGTGGAGCTGATGAAGTAAAACCAGCAGATAAACAAATTATTTTTGCAACCGCACAAGGTGATACATGACCTTTAATGGTTGCATTAAAACCAATGATTGAATATTACAATAGAACATTTTTTGAAGATCCAGATTTTATTCCGGTATCTCTTCATACTCAAACTCAAACTCAAACTTATTCAGAGCTTAGATTAATCACCGATACTATTACTAATATCGATGCTAATTCAGAAAATATTCCAAATATTATTCTTTCAAATCAAACTGGAGCTTATCTTATGAAATCAAGAGGTAAACTTCTTGATTTAAAAGAAAATGGACTTAACATTAGATTTAGCCAAAAAATTCAAGATAGTCATAGCATTTTAGCTGGACAAAGTTTAGATACAAAGCAATTATTTAACGTGCCTTTCGATATCGCAGATACTGATTCAGTTGTATTTAATTTAGATATAATGAATAAACTTTTTGAGTTAATTAAAAGTAATGGTGGAAAGGTTGATGATTTTGATTTAGTTCAAAAAGCTAAAGCAGCTTCAGAAACTGGAAGTGATATTCCTAAAAGATCACCATTTTACGCTCTTAAAGCTAAATCAAGTTCGGCCTTTGATGGATATCACGTAACTGAAGATACTTTTAAAACTTTTAAAGGTATTAGAGACTTTGCTAAAAAAGTTTATGACGCAACAGATTTTGATCAAGAAAAAACTGGCGAATTAAAACTATCTGCTAATGTTTTATCAATTGACTATCAAGAAGATGTATTTAGAAAAGAACTTCAATCACTAACTAAAGATAGTCAAAGACTATGAAATTTAGAAACTACATCTGACGCTAATCAACCTACAAAAATTAATTTTGAAAACTTGAAAAATTCTGAAAGTGAAGCTTCAAAAACTTTTGTTAAATTATGAAATGAATGAAAAGCCGCTTTAGCTGAAAGAAAAGTTAAAGAAGGTGGAACTAACGACATAAGGTTTCAAAGTATTCAATTTAAGAAAAATGAAAATGCAGATTGAGGAAGCTATGACATTAGAAAATATAGTTCTGCAATTTCATATGCAGCTTCTGTAGGTTCTAATGCAACACAACAATCATATTTATCAGTTGCACAGTTTTTATCAGGAGTTCAAGAACCCGAAGAAACAGAAGAATATAAAAGCTGAGCATCTCATGATGATGTTTTCATGAAATCACAACTTCTTTTAGCAAAAGAAAATGCCAATAAAGCATATTGAGAAGGTGGATCAAGTATTGTTGCAATTCAAAGTAGCGATGAAGATTTAAATAAAGGTACATCTAAGTTTTTAAACTGACTTTATACAGGAACCGTTATTGGAAGAAAAACTTTTGAAGAAGATGAAGAGGTTCCTAACTGAATGAAAATTGCAGAGCTTTCAGGATATATTCTTCCATCGGAAAGTGCTGTAACTCAAGAAAATTTAGATAAAATGATAGCTTCTAGAGACCAGCTAATATCTGACTGAAGAAAACAACTTAAAGCATTCAAAGAAAGAATAGCCTCTGGTGAAAGTTTTATTTCTGGGAAACGTGAATCAATTAAACTAAGTATTGATGAAAAATTAATTAAAGCAAATAGATTAAATTCAGCAATAGTAACTCTTGAATCGTTATTAAAATATACAAATAATGACGATGTAAAAGAAGCAAATAATGTTGGTGACTATAATACTGCTGTGCTAGTGGATATTCTAAAAGATGATCTACTTAATCTTAATACCCCAACAAAAGAAAGTAATGTTTTTGAATCAAGCACAACCGGTGAGGAACAACTTACTAAATTCCAAAGACTAGTTAGAAAACTTTAA
- a CDS encoding alpha/beta fold hydrolase: protein MIKYQYPYIFKNNNNFKNPVIFVHGFNSSPNCFSNFEMYWEKSNYYALAFPGNNNLKLLSNHEASVYQYAELLVEFILNNDLKDVILIGHSMGGGTISLAYKMRPDLIKKLIFLAPMNKTSLSLKDNYFDSYFPKTFQQYLKFIKNLYYDPSFINDSSWLKEQEKLFNSQDYNNETITKLGKSLPDINLHNDIANAHLEIKVPSLLVLGEKDGVIDRDLCLSYFKKQVKNIKTCWIPKTGHMMFNENFPAFIKIVEDFILDE from the coding sequence ATGATTAAATACCAATATCCTTATATTTTTAAAAATAACAATAATTTTAAAAATCCGGTGATATTTGTGCATGGTTTTAATTCATCCCCGAATTGCTTTTCTAACTTTGAGATGTATTGAGAAAAAAGCAATTATTACGCTTTAGCATTTCCTGGAAATAATAATTTAAAGTTATTATCAAACCATGAGGCTAGCGTATATCAATACGCAGAGTTATTAGTAGAATTCATCTTAAATAATGATTTAAAAGACGTTATTTTAATTGGTCATTCAATGGGCGGAGGAACTATTTCTCTAGCTTATAAAATGCGTCCTGACTTAATCAAAAAATTAATTTTTTTAGCTCCAATGAATAAAACCTCACTATCTTTAAAAGATAACTACTTTGATAGTTATTTTCCAAAAACATTTCAACAATATTTGAAATTTATCAAAAACCTTTATTATGATCCTAGCTTTATAAACGATTCTTCTTGACTAAAAGAACAAGAAAAATTATTTAACTCGCAAGATTATAATAACGAAACAATAACTAAATTAGGTAAAAGTTTACCTGATATTAATTTACATAACGACATCGCTAATGCTCACCTGGAAATCAAAGTGCCTTCGCTACTTGTTTTAGGTGAAAAAGATGGTGTTATTGATCGCGATTTATGTTTAAGTTATTTTAAAAAACAAGTTAAAAATATTAAAACTTGTTGAATACCTAAAACCGGACATATGATGTTTAATGAAAACTTCCCAGCTTTTATAAAAATAGTTGAAGATTTTATTTTAGATGAATAA